A portion of the Calliphora vicina chromosome 5, idCalVici1.1, whole genome shotgun sequence genome contains these proteins:
- the LOC135961389 gene encoding uncharacterized protein LOC135961389 — MKLDTLTLDEDEILISLDVVSLFTNIPIHLAISNIMAKWSSLQNHTKIPGTQFLKILQFCLNDNNYFVHDDKLYHQTYGMPMGNPLSPTVADIILDCLLDQTLAELLEKNIKIKLITKYVDDLFAIMKYEDEDMILKTFNSYHNKLKFTLERETDNSIPYLDMRIHRNNQRIITDWYMKPIASGRLLNFHSTQPMRQKMNTAMNLINKVMKMSDRQFEIGNMAKIKIILKKNDFPNDLVDKLIIKVKNGSNDNSSRENDKKDTSGNTKYYSIPFIPRLTENNKLREMIKDQQIIFAHKPNRTIHSLFTQTKTKIECREQGDVVYQIECDGGDSEVCGKVYIGTTRRNLGVRIDEHKADIKREKQSTALSQHCIENGHKPNFERVKILDKEKRENKRYTLESLRIQQKSESAINTKEDKDNTNAIYTIAIF; from the coding sequence ATGAAACTGGATACACTTACATTGGACGAAGATGAGATCCTTATATCTTTGGACGTGGTATCGTTATTTACAAACATACCTATACACCTAGCTATAAGCAATATTATGGCAAAATGGAGTTCACTACAGAATCACACCAAAATACCAGGAACACAATTTCTGAAGATACTTCAATTCTGCTTGAATgacaataattattttgtacatGACGACAAATTATACCACCAGACATATGGTATGCCAATGGGAAACCCTTTATCACCGACAGTTGCTGATATAATATTGGACTGCCTACTGGATCAAACATTAGCGGAGCTACtggagaaaaatattaaaataaaactcatcacAAAATATGTCGATGATTTATTTGCTATAATGAAATATGAGGATGAGGACATGATACTAAAGACATTTAACTCATATCACAACAAGTTGAAATTTACGCTGGAGAGAGAAACGGACAACTCTATACCATACCTTGATATGAGAATACATAGGAATAACCAGAGGATAATAACAGATTGGTATATGAAACCAATTGCATCTGGACGATTATTGAATTTCCACTCAACACAACCCATGAGACAAAAGATGAATACAGCGATGAATCTAATTAACAAAGTTATGAAGATGAGTGACCGACAATTTGAAATAGGAAATATGGCGAAAATTAAGATTATACTGAAGAAAAATGACTTTCCAAATGATCTAGTGGATAAACTGATAATTAAGGTCAAAAATGGGAGTAATGATAATTCTTCACGGGAAAATGACAAAAAGGACACATCTGGCAACACCAAATATTACAGTATACCTTTTATCCCAAGACTAACTGAGAACAACAAATTGAGAGAGatgataaaagaccaacaaataatatttgcaCATAAACCAAACAGAACAATACACAGcttatttacacaaacaaagaCGAAGATTGAGTGCAGAGAACAAGGTGATGTAGTGTATCAAATTGAATGTGATGGCGGAGACAGTGAGGTGTGTGGGAAAGTGTACATTGGCACAACAAGGAGAAATTTAGGCGTGAGAATAGATGAACATAAGGCGGACATAAAGAGAGAAAAACAATCAACTGCACTATCACAACACTGCATTGAAAACGGACACAAACCAAACTTTGAAAGAGTGAAGATTTTAGATAAggaaaaaagggaaaataagAGATATACGTTGGAGAGCTTGAGAATACAGCAAAAATCAGAAAGtgcaataaatacaaaagaggataaagataatacaaatgcAATCTACACCATTGCAATATTTTAG
- the LOC135961390 gene encoding uncharacterized protein LOC135961390 — MENLQNRFAFDAKTLISLCKKNADQDLSNQADALLDIRMKDIDSRWEKVEKSYEELMLSELSEEIKATAQEQYDSCVDIYYLTISKILNLVKPTKISIEARESIGPTLPNPPNSNFNSGLKLPPCDTQIFSGGYEDWPAFRDMFTAVYINHPRLTNAEKLYHLRNKTTDTAGAIVKRFTLTDDNFELAWNALKLRYENVRVLVDNQIRNLFNIPAAVKEDSESLQRIHSSVTDSLAMLKGLGVSTDGWDPMLVNLVYSKLPHETLAHWEQSLNASRKLPPWSDLSDFLLKRCEVVERISTIKITKSPSLNNSDSQSPIQMYASQEKINLKCKICEKDHNLRVCPQFRKLSIQERVDFIFKNQFCNNCLSPSHTKKHCTSKNTCLNCNKQHHTLLHMRAFNPFRKNNNDQFKNGQTNPDNKSDPKNSNNRSYDLNEADQRPSTSQAIKPKINANYATDSTNILLRTALVQIESRGELFTIRALIDPGSERTFLSEKIQKRLNLPSRKSYSEIVGIGGQCQTAEKECDIVLVSKIKNVRFSVTAIVLPKVTNQIPSTSFDVTSTANLSDLDLADPHFNISSPIDLVLGNDSERFINLDGIRRDVCGSATAYKTVFGWVLSGSVQTKPIFSFSTSVKSAEDNNLDKLIRKFWEQEEIPSARPISSEDEYCEQFYSQTTKRLPNGRYMVRLPFRQDFPETRFLGPSRFVALSQYVRLEQTLTKDPLLQNQYNEVLKEYITLDHMEETTSKEFFSNEKCDSFYLPHHAVVRPESKTTKVRVVFNASRRTKSGFSLNDVLYTGPTLQADLMTVIINWRFYKFVFNGDIQKMYRQILIDPIDRPFQRILFQKSPREAVKDYQMKTVTFGVNCAPFLAIRTLLQLASDSQEQFPKAAVILQKETYVDDILTGGHTIESALESQAQLIKTLESAGLLLKKITANNSQLLTSFPKEDLYDSDFLKFHDASTMKALGIRWNALTDSFSYYFEPIPQASQITKRKIVSSVAKLFDPAGWISPVVVKGKILIQQLWLEKIDWDDLVSPDSLRIWNEIITDLQKIQEIQIPRWIQFTPVDNIQIHGFCDASKLAYCAAIYIRIETSSSVVFSNLLVAKTKVAPLASITLPRLELSGSVMLAKLVHHTITSLNLSNTEIILWCDSSIVLGWLAKPPATWKEIYVANRIGHIHTLLPNAKWRHVPTHCNPADLGSRGCRPQDLIGNTLWWHGPAWLINPKTEWPRNNPLNSFKSYEKSSNNVIEKGNLPVPTSSFHISLLPEDILKRFSSYTRALRVLAYVFRYIRRFKSSFANPNFPLQYHNTELGQEEIKSVKSRLIMLAQKKCYQIEYDALLKSEPIPKNSSLFTLNPLLDQEGILRVNGRLANSSLPFKERFPIILPRDSRLCELYLLHLHEFLAHGECSLMCRMIQTEFYISRLKLRVKKVIRYCKTCIIYKKQACSQIMAALPPDRCTYSFPFNITGIDFAGPFELKSSTLRRAATVKGYVCVFVCFATKAIHLEPCSSLSTPAFQATFSRFIGRRGLPQKVVSDNGRNFVGANRTLRREFTTFINTTSQDIAQKYISHGFDWSFIPPQAPHMGGLWEAAVKSFKFHLKRVAGAYRFNFEEFTTLLARIEGVLNSRPISSLSEDPSDLTALTPGHFLRGGPIMSFPEQTNDNLSLINRWEKLKAIHHKLSLQWKEEYLKSMHKRYKWKFSTPNLKVGDFVVVMDDLLPPCEWRLGRIEKVHSGSDHHVRVVDVRTQNGTITRAITKLCYLPYNNS, encoded by the coding sequence ATGGAAAACCTTCAAAATCGATttgcatttgatgcaaaaacCCTCATCTCACTTTGTAAGAAAAATGCCGATCAAGATCTCTCGAATCAAGCAGATGCTCTTTTAGACATCAGAATGAAAGATATTGATTCGCGCTGGGAAAAAGTAGAAAAATCTTACGAAGAACTGATGCTTTCCGAGCTAAGTGAAGAGATTAAAGCTACTGCCCAAGAGCAATACGACTCGTGTGttgatatatattatttaacaatATCGAAAATCCTAAATCTGGTAAAACCAACGAAAATTAGTATCGAAGCGCGTGAAAGTATAGGCCCAACATTGCCTAATCCCCCTAATAGTAACTTCAATTCTGGACTGAAGCTTCCACCATGTGACACTCAAATTTTCTCTGGAGGTTATGAGGACTGGCCTGCATTTCGTGATATGTTCACGGCAGTTTACATCAATCACCCAAGGCTCACAAACGCTGAAAAACTCTATCATCTTAGAAACAAAACAACTGATACTGCTGGGGCAATTGTAAAAAGGTTCACACTTACCGACGACAATTTCGAATTAGCCTGGAACGCTCTGAAGTTGCGATACGAAAACGTTCGTGTACTGGTGGATAACCAAATTAGGAATCTTTTCAACATTCCCGCAGCCGTAAAAGAGGACAGCGAGTCTTTACAAAGGATCCACAGCTCCGTAACTGATAGCTTAGCAATGCTCAAAGGTTTAGGCGTTTCAACAGATGGTTGGGATCCAATGTTAGTTAACTTAGTTTACTCGAAATTACCTCACGAAACTTTAGCGCATTGGGAGCAATCTTTAAATGCCAGTAGAAAATTACCACCTTGGTCagatttaagtgattttctCTTAAAAAGATGTGAAGTGGTAGAAAGAATTTCTACTATAAAGATTACGAAATCTCCTTCTCTCAACAATAGTGATTCTCAATCACCGATTCAGATGTACGCATCTcaggaaaaaatcaatttaaagtgcaaaatttgtgaaaaagacCACAATTTAAGAGTGTGTCCTCAATTTAGGAAACTTTCTATTCAAGAAAGAGTAGAtttcatattcaaaaatcaattttgcaacAATTGCCTTTCACCATCCCACACTAAAAAACATTGCACAAGCAAGAATACTTGTCTAAATTGTAACAAACAACATCATACATTGCTTCACATGCGTGCATTTAATCcttttcgaaaaaataataacGATCAGTTTAAAAATGGTCAAACGAATCCGGACAATAAGTCTGATCCCAAAAACTCAAATAATCGCTCTTATGATTTAAATGAGGCGGATCAAAGACCGTCCACTTCGCAGGCAATTAAACCTAAAATTAACGCAAATTATGCTACAGACagcacaaatattttattacgaaCTGCGTTAGTTCAGATTGAATCCAGAGGGGAACTGTTCACAATCCGTGCGCTGATAGATCCCGGTTCAGAAAGAACTTTTCTCtcggaaaaaattcaaaaacgacTCAACTTACCATCAAGAAAATCTTATTCTGAAATTGTCGGAATTGGAGGCCAATGTCAAACAGCAGAAAAAGAATGTGACATAGTCTtggtatcaaaaataaaaaatgtcagatTTTCGGTAACAGCCATTGTGCTACCAAAAGTAACGAACCAAATTCCCTCCACCTCATTTGATGTTACAAGTACAGCTAATCTTTCTGATTTGGATCTAGCCGATCCTCACTTTAACATATCGTCACCTATAGACTTAGTTCTGGGAAATGACAGCGAACGCTTTATAAATCTGGATGGAATTAGAAGAGATGTGTGTGGTTCGGCCACAGCATACAAAACAGTATTTGGATGGGTTCTCAGTGGTTCGGTTCAAACAAAACCTATATTTTCGTTTTCAACAAGTGTCAAATCAGCAGAAGATAATAATTTAGATAAATTGATCCGGAAATTCTGGGAGCAGGAAGAGATACCTTCAGCCCGTCCAATCTCCTCTGAAGATGAATATTGCGAACAATTCTACAGCCAAACGACGAAACGGTTACCTAATGGTCGTTATATGGTCAGATTGCCATTCCGACAAGATTTTCCAGAGACTAGATTCCTTGGCCCATCAAGATTTGTCGCTCTAAGTCAATACGTTCGGCTGGAGCAAACTTTAACAAAAGACCCTCTACTACAGAATCAATATAATGAAGTACTCAAAGAATATATTACCCTAGATCACATGGAAGAAACAACGTCAAAGGAATTCTTTTCAAATGAGAAATGCGACTCTTTTTACCTCCCACATCACGCAGTAGTTCGTCCCGAAAGCAAAACGACCAAAGTTAGAGTAGTGTTCAATGCGTCCCGTAGAACAAAATCTGGGTTTTCACTAAACGATGTTTTATACACAGGTCCCACACTGCAAGCAGATTTAATGACAGTAATAATAAATTGGcggttttataaatttgtatttaatggtGACATACAAAAAATGTATCGTCAAATATTAATAGATCCAATAGACAGACCATTCCAGCGAATACTTTTCCAAAAGTCCCCCCGGGAGGCTGTCAAAGATTACCAAATGAAAACTGTTACATTTGGAGTCAATTGTGCACCGTTCCTTGCCATTAGAACTTTACTTCAATTGGCCTCAGATTCTCAAGAGCAGTTCCCAAAAGCAGCAGTAATACTGCAGAAAGAAACATATGTCGATGACATTCTTACTGGAGGTCATACGATAGAAAGCGCATTAGAATCACAAGCTCAACTTATAAAAACGCTAGAATCCGCTGGTCTTTTACTCAAAAAGATCACTGCAAACAACTCCCAGTTGTTAACTTCTTTTCCCAAAGAAGACTTATACGATTCAGACTTTCTTAAATTCCACGACGCTAGTACAATGAAAGCTCTCGGCATTCGTTGGAACGCATTAACTGATTCCTTCAGTTATTATTTTGAGCCTATCCCTCAGGCatcacaaataacaaaaagaaaaatcgtATCATCCGTTGCCAAGTTGTTTGACCCGGCTGGCTGGATCTCTCCAGTAGTTGTCAAAGGAAAAATTCTAATTCAACAACTTTGGCTAGAAAAAATTGATTGGGACGATTTGGTAAGTCCAGATTCTCTCCGAATCTGGAATGAAATTATAACtgatttacaaaaaattcaagaaatcCAAATTCCTCGTTGGATTCAGTTCACTCCCGTGGACAATATTCAAATACATGGGTTCTGTGATGCCTCCAAATTAGCCTATTGTGCTGCCATATACATACGAATAGAAACGTCTTCCTCAGTAGTGTTCTCCAATTTGTTAGTAGCCAAAACTAAAGTAGCGCCATTAGCCTCAATCACTCTACCTAGACTGGAACTGTCTGGCAGCGTTATGCTCGCAAAACTAGTACATCATACCATCACATCACTTAACCTGTCTAATACCGAAATAATTCTATGGTGTGATTCATCAATTGTCTTAGGATGGCTAGCAAAACCACCAGCTACTTGGAAAGAAATTTATGTGGCTAATCGTATTGGACACATTCATACGCTACTTCCAAATGCAAAATGGCGTCATGTACCAACACACTGTAATCCTGCTGACCTAGGCTCAAGAGGTTGCAGACCTCAGGATCTCATCGGTAACACTCTTTGGTGGCATGGCCCTGCTTGGCTAATAAATCCAAAAACTGAATGGCCACGGAATAACCCATTAAATTCGTTTAAATCTTATGAAAAAAGTTCCAATAATGTTATAGAAAAAGGAAACTTACCGGTTCCCACCAGTAGTTTTCATATTTCTCTTCTCCCTGAAGATATACTTAAAAGATTCTCATCTTATACTAGAGCTTTAAGAGTTTTAGCCTACGTCTTTCGATATATAAGACGATTTAAAAGTTCGTTCGCAAATCCAAATTTTCCTTTACAATATCATAATACTGAACTTGGTCAAGAAGAAATTAAATCAGTCAAATCCAGACTAATAATGCTTGCTCAGAAAAAGTGCTATCAGATAGAATATGATGCTCTTTTAAAATCCGAGccaattccaaaaaattcttCCTTATTCACACTCAATCCATTACTAGACCAAGAAGGTATTTTAAGAGTTAATGGTCGATTAGCCAACTCCTCACTACCCTTTAAGGAACGATTCCCAATAATATTACCACGAGATTCCCGACTTTGCGAATTATATCTATTACATTTACACGAATTTCTAGCTCATGGTGAATGCAGTCTGATGTGTCGCATGATACAAACGGAATTCTATATCTCTCGCCTAAAACTTCGGGTAAAAAAGGTAATCAGATACTGTAAGACAtgcatcatatataaaaaacaagctTGCTCACAAATCATGGCAGCTCTTCCTCCTGATCGCTGTACATATTCGTTCCCTTTCAATATTACAGGCATTGACTTCGCAGGTCCCTTCGAACTAAAAAGTTCCACTCTCAGAAGAGCAGCTACTGTAAAAGGCTATGTCTGCGTTTTTGTATGCTTTGCCACAAAAGCGATCCATTTAGAACCGTGTTCAAGCCTGTCGACTCCAGCTTTCCAAGCAACATTTTCTCGTTTTATAGGACGACGAGGTCTTCCACAGAAAGTAGTTTCCGATAACGGACGCAACTTCGTTGGCGCAAACCGAACTCTACGTCGAGAATTCACCACATTTATCAACACTACTTCCCAAGATATAGCGCAGAAGTACATTTCCCATGGCTTTGACTGGTCGTTTATTCCCCCACAGGCTCCTCACATGGGAGGCCTCTGGGAAGCGGCAGTTAAGAGTTTTAAATTCCACTTAAAACGAGTGGCAGGAGCATATCGCTTCAATTTTGAAGAGTTCACAACTTTATTAGCAAGAATTGAAGGAGTATTAAATTCTAGACCGATTTCCTCTTTATCTGAGGACCCTAGCGATCTAACTGCCTTAACCCCCGGACATTTTCTTCGAGGTGGTCCAATTATGTCTTTCCCTGAACAAACAAATGATAATTTATCTCTAATTAACCGATGGGAAAAACTCAAAGCTATCCATCACAAACTTTCCCTACAATGGAAAGAAGAATATTTGAAATCAATGCATAAACGTTATAAATGGAAGTTTTCCACTCCCAATTTAAAAGTAGGCGACTTTGTGGTAGTAATGGATGATCTTTTGCCCCCTTGCGAGTGGCGTCTCGGACGCATTGAAAAAGTTCATAGTGGGTCAGATCATCACGTACGGGTAGTAGACGTTCGGACACAAAACGGGACTATAACTCGTGCCATAACAAAATTATGCTACTTGCCCTATAATAATTCATAA